In Yarrowia lipolytica chromosome 1F, complete sequence, a genomic segment contains:
- a CDS encoding uncharacterized protein (Truncated form of YALI0F09229g, highly similar to uniprot|P36010 Saccharomyces cerevisiae YKL067w YNK1 nucleoside diphosphate kinase, similar to Saccharomyces cerevisiae YNK1 (YKL067W); ancestral locus Anc_2.606) — protein sequence MSCQRDGQINTPPTHDHGANNGRPPSSPKQPLTQPDGVQRGLISPILHRFEQRGFKLVAIKLTNPDEKLLREHYEDLQEKPFFPSLLKYMQSGPVLATVWEGKDVVKQGRNILGATNPLQSAPGTIRFDYAIDIGRNVCHGSDSVESAKKEIGIWFKPEELASYTPANIGWIYE from the coding sequence ATGTCGTGTCAGCGAGATGGACAGATCAACACACCTCCGACACATGACCATGGCGCCAACAATGGTCGACCGCCAAGCTCCCCCAAACAACCACTAACCCAGCCCGACGGTGTCCAGCGAGGACTCATCTCTCCTATCCTCCACCGATTCGAGCAGCGAGGTTTCAAGCTTGTCGCCATCAAGCTGACCAACCCCGACGAGAAGCTCCTCCGAGAGCACTACGAGGACCTCCAGGAGAAGCCCTTCTTCCCCTCTCTGCTCAAGTACATGCAGTCTGGCCCCGTTCTTGCCACCGTCTGGGAGGGTAAGGATGTTGTCAAGCAGGGCCGAAACATCCTCGGTGCTACCAACCCCCTCCAGTCCGCCCCCGGTACCATCCGATTCGACTACGCCATCGACATTGGCCGAAACGTCTGCCATGGTTCCGACTCTGTTGAgtctgccaagaaggagatcgGCATCTGGttcaagcccgaggagctCGCCTCTTACACCCCTGCCAACATTGGCTGGATCTACGAGTAA
- a CDS encoding uncharacterized protein (Compare to YALI0F09251g, similar to uniprot|P78609 Pichia jadinii Uricase (Urate oxidase)): MSLVKARYGKDNVRVLKVSRDPSNPKIQQVQELVVKCLLEGDIEVSYTKADNTPIVATDTVKNTTFIVAKQLPGTWPIELFGAVLADHFIKKYPHISSAHVDIEQYKWTKYDVNGKTSQHSFVHDGTELRTVHVDRYRDAAKNPETVTTFNIASGIKDLSVLKSTGSMFYGYHKDDFTTLKPTKDRILSTDVAATWHWISKEIDTLDKIKEIAKKGIFDSVYAQVVDTTLQRFATENSASVQATMYNMSTDILDKASLVETVDYELPNKHYFELDLSWHHGLKNTGTDAEVYVPQSNPNGLIKSSVGRSKL, translated from the coding sequence ATGTCCCTCGTCAAAGCCCGATACGGAAAGGATAACGTCCGAGTGCTCAAGGTGTCGCGAGacccctccaaccccaagaTCCAGCAGGtccaggagctggtggTCAAGTGTCTGCTGGAAGGAGACATTGAGGTTTCGTacaccaaggccgacaaCACCCCCATTGTCGCCACCGACACGGTCAAGAACACCACCTTCATTGtggccaagcagctgcCCGGCACCTGGCCCATTGAGCTTTTTGGCGCTGTGCTGGCCGACCACTTCATCAAGAAGTACCCCCATATTTCGTCCGCCCACGTCGACATTGAGCAGTACAAGTGGACCAAGTACGACGTGAACGGCAAGACATCGCAGCACTCGTTTGTGCACGACGGCACCGAGCTGCGAACCGTGCACGTCGACCGATACAGAGACGCCGCCAAGAACCCCGAAACCGTCACCACCTTCAACATTGCCTCCGGTATCAAGGATCTGTCTGTGCTCAAGTCGACGGGATCCATGTTCTACGGCTATCACAAGGACGACTTTACCACGCTCAAGCCCACAAAGGACCGAATCCTGTCCACCGACGTGGCTGCCACCTGGCACTGGAtctccaaggagattgataccctggacaagatcaaggagattgccaagaaAGGTATATTTGACAGTGTGTATGCCCAGGTTGTCGACACCACTTTGCAGCGATTTGCCACCGAAAACTCCGCTTCCGTCCAGGCCACCATGTACAACATGTCCACCGACATCCTCGATAAGGCTTCCCTGGTGGAGACGGTGGACTACGAGCTCCCCAACAAGCATTACTTTGAGCTGGACCTGAGCTGGCATCATGGTCTCAAGAACACCGGCACCGACGCCGAGGTGTACGTTCCCCAGTCCAACCCCAACGGTCTCATCAAGTCTTCTGTTGGCCGATCAAAGTTGTAG
- a CDS encoding uncharacterized protein (Compare to YALI0F09273g, similar to uniprot|P43550 Saccharomyces cerevisiae YFL053w DAK2 Dihydroxyacetone kinase 2 or uniprot|P54838 Saccharomyces cerevisiae YML070w DAK1 dihydroxyacetone kinase and DEHA0A03971g Debaryomyces hansenii), with amino-acid sequence MTTKQFQFDSDPLNSALAATAEASGLAYLPKSKVIYYPLTNDKVTLISGGGAGHEPAQTGFVGPGLLDAAVSGQIFASPSTKQIIAGVNAVKSQRGSIIIVMNYTGDVIHFGMAAEQLRSRYDYHAELVSIGDDISVNKKAGRRGLAGTVLVHKIAGHLARDGWDVGVLAEALRTTAANLATVAASLEHCTVPGRKFETELAADEMEIGMGIHNEPGVKTIKIGKVESLLDELVDKFEPSKQDFVPFNKGDEVVLLVNSLGGVSSLELHAIANIAQTKFEKVLGVKTVRLIVGNFMAAFNGPGFSLTLLNVTTTAKKGNFDVLGALDAPVSTAAWPSLQQKDKPANGGVQEEKETDSDKPAEPTGIKADGKLFKAMIESAVDDLKKEEPQITKYDTIAGDGDCGETLLAGGDGILDAIKNKKIDLDDAAGVADISHIVENSMGGTSGGLYSIFFSGLVVGIKETKAKELSVDVFAKACETALETLSKYTQARVGDRTLMDALVPFVETLSKTKDFAKAVEAARKGADETSKLPANFGRASYVNEEGLENIPDPGALGLAVIFEGLLKAWEKK; translated from the coding sequence ATGACCACTAAACAGTTCCAATTCGACTCGGATCCGCTCAATTCTGCCCTTGCCGCCACCGCGGAGGCCTCAGGCCTCGCTTACCTCCCCAAGAGCAAGGTCATCTACTACCCTCTGACCAACGACAAGGTGACGTTGATttcaggtggaggagctggccacGAGCCTGCTCAGACCGGGTTTGTGGGTCCCGGACTGCTGGATGCGGCCGTGTCGGGCCAGATCTTTGCCTCACCTTCCACCAAACAGATCATTGCCGGAGTCAATGCCGTCAAGTCGCAACGGGGCTCCATCATTATCGTCATGAACTACACTGGCGATGTGATCCACTTTGGAATGGCCGCCGAGCAGCTGCGGTCCCGATATGACTACCACGCCGAACTGGTGTCCATTGGCGACGACATTTCCgtcaacaagaaggccggACGACGAGGTCTGGCAGGAACCGTTCTTGTTCACAAGATCGCAGGCCATCTTGCCCGAGATGGCTGGGACGTCGGAGTGCTTGCTGAAGCTCTGCGAACCACCGCCGCCAACCTGGCCACCGTGGCTGCGTCTCTGGAACACTGCACTGTACCTGGCAGAAAGTTCGAGACCGAACTGGCGGCcgatgagatggagattGGCATGGGTATCCACAACGAGCCCGGTgtcaagaccatcaagaTTGGCAAGGTTGAGTCTCTGCTGGACGAATTGGTCGACAAGTTCGAGCCCTCCAAGCAGGACTTTGTGCCCTTCAACAAGGGCGACGAggtggtgctgctggtcaaTTCCCTCGGAGGAGTCTCTTCTCTGGAACTCCACGCCATTGCCAACATTGCCCAGACAAAGTTCGAGAAGGTGCTGGGCGTCAAGACCGTGCGACTTATTGTTGGCAACTTCATGGCTGCCTTCAACGGTCCTGGCTTCTCTTTGACTCTGCTCAACGTCACCACgaccgccaagaagggcaacTTTGACGTTCTGGGAGCCCTGGACGCTCCCGTGTCCACCGCCGCCTGGCCCTCTCTGCAGCAGAAGGACAAGCCTGCCAACGGCGGTgtccaggaggagaaggagaccgACTCGGACAAGCCTGCTGAGCCTACTGGAATCAAGGCCGACGGAAAGCTGTTCAAGGCCATGATTGAGAGTGCTGTTGAcgatctcaagaaggaggagccccAGATTACCAAATACGACACTATTGCTGGCGATGGAGACTGTGGAGAGACTCTGTTGGCTGGAGGCGACGGTATTCTGGACGCtatcaagaacaagaagattgacCTTGATGATGCCGCTGGAGTGGCTGATATTTCTCACATCGTCGAGAACTCCATGGGAGGCACCTCGGGAGGTCTCtactccatcttcttctccggtCTCGTGGTCGGTatcaaggagaccaaggccaaggagctgtctgTCGATGTGTTTGCCAAGGCATGTGAGACTGCTCTGGAGACTCTTTCTAAGTACACCCAGGCCCGAGTCGGCGACCGAACCCTCATGGACGCACTTGTTCCCTTTGTAGAGACCCTCAGCAAGACCAAGGACTTCGCCAAGGCCGTAGAGGCTGCTCGGAAGGGCGCCGACGAGACTTCCAAGCTGCCTGCCAATTTTGGCCGTGCCTCGTATGTGAACGAGGAGGGATTGGAGAACATTCCTGACCCTGGAGCTCTTGGACTGGCCGTCATTTTCGAAGGTCTTCTCAAGGCctgggagaagaagtag
- a CDS encoding uncharacterized protein (Compare to YALI0F09295g, weakly similar to uniprot|P32910 Saccharomyces cerevisiae YNR003c RPC34 DNA-directed RNA polymerase III 34 KD subunit and KLLA0D04532g Kluyveromyces lactis, similar to Saccharomyces cerevisiae RPC34 (YNR003C); ancestral locus Anc_1.426), protein MSADDLHAKMLEGPKAKLFTYAEVADLVDVAGEKLEAWIAELHNSSRVKVLEQGGQVMLQAVSIETADIVSKLTSDEYIVYNYIAESERDGIWVRTITARSNLHINVVHRCLKSLEQQHIIKMVKSVQQKTRKMYMLYNLQPSAELTGGPWFSDAELDSEFVDLLLDVVYHYCEENTNLALGANAPPVHVTDIKQFIVDQEVSRVELDEGHIRILCEVLVYDDRLERCKAGYKATLNGDLPDEELPKDAYTESVCGQCPVFNVCSAGGPVDVECSYFDEWLD, encoded by the coding sequence ATGTCCGCGGATGATTTGCACGCCAAAATGCTGGAGGGgcccaaggccaagctcTTCACGTACGCGGAGGTGGCCGACCTCGTGGACGTAGCAggcgagaagctggaggcgTGGATCGCGGAGCTACACAACTCGTCCAGAgtcaaggtgctggagcaggGAGGACAGGTGATGCTGCAGGCCGTGTCGATCGAGACGGCTGACATTGTATCCAAGCTCACGTCTGACGAGTACATTGTGTACAACTACATTGCAGAGTCGGAGCGTGACGGCATCTGGGTGCGGACCATCACAGCCAGGTCCAACTTGCACATCAACGTGGTCCACCGATGTctcaagtcgctggagcagcagcacatCATCAAGATGGTCAAGAGCGTACAGCAGAAGACGCGGAAAatgtacatgctgtacaaCCTGCAACCCTCGGCTGAGCTCACAGGAGGTCCCTGGTTTTCCGATGCCGAGCTCGATTCCGAGTTTGTCGATCTGCTGCTCGACGTGGTCTACCACTACTGCGAGGAGAACACAAACCTGGCGCTCGGGGCCAACGCACCACCCGTGCATGTCACAGACATCAAGCAGTTCATTGTCGACCAGGAGGTGTCACGAGTGGAGCTGGATGAGGGCCATATTCGAATACTGTGCGAGGTCTTGGTTTACGATGACCGTCTGGAAAGATGCAAGGCAGGATACAAGGCGACTCTCAATGGCGATCTTcccgacgaggagctgccaAAAGACGCTTACACCGagtctgtttgtggccaGTGTCCTGTCTTCAACGTGTGCAGCGCCGGAGGACCGGTGGATGTGGAGTGCAGCTACTTTGACGAGTGGTTGGATTAA
- a CDS encoding uncharacterized protein (Compare to YALI0F09317g, no similarity), which yields MARIKLDLSSDEEPTVSFKRKTVKKAAKPKSAEKESDEEPSMVFKSKIKAVKLVKNEQTRSNEYQQELDEMKNNFGHLQTKEEIGSFKTDTTGEIKTTKKVTFEGVPDTKDEPSSSADFISLSGMEHSNTDLPATSKEGYTASLDDGYDSDLSISEGRDFQDDLLVIGESGVSDQADARRADMAEAIYEAQLTASEDDEEDRRGWEKSQFRSSGVFKDDSTSETKYRESTDHEAHNLALKKLHSVPEIPSLTDVVESIKQRKVDMDARKSDLELTLEQYQREISLIEERQKEVADLVNKQLAL from the coding sequence ATGGCACGAATCAAGCTTGATCTGAGCTCGGACGAGGAGCCCACGGTATCGTTCAAGCGCAAAAcggtcaagaaggccgccAAGCCCAAATCTGCGGAGAAAGAGTCAGATGAAGAGCCCAGTATGGTGTTCAAATCGAAGATCAAGGCCGTCAAGCTGGTCAAAAACGAACAGACCCGCTCCAACGAGTACcagcaggagctggacgagatgAAGAACAATTTTGGACACCTGCAAACGAAAGAGGAGATTGGTAGCTTCAAAACTGACACTACCGGAGAGATCAAGACAACCAAGAAGGTCACATTCGAGGGTGTACCAGacaccaaggacgagccctcctcctccgcagACTTTATCTCACTGTCGGGAATGGAACACAGCAACACAGACTTGCCTGCCACATCCAAAGAAGGCTACACGGCGTCTCTGGATGACGGGTACGACTCGGATCTGTCTATATCCGAGGGGAGAGATTTTCAGGACGATCTACTGGTGATTGGCGAGTCTGGGGTGTCGGACCAGGCCGATGCTAGAAGAGCCGATATGGCTGAAGCCATCTACGAGGCGCAGTTGACTGCAAGtgaagatgacgaggaggacagGAGAGGATGGGAGAAGTCGCAGTTCCGGTCGTCGGGTGTATTCAAGGATGACTCCACGTCGGAAACTAAGTACCGGGAGTCCACTGATCACGAGGCTCATAATCTGGCGCTGAAAAAGCTGCATTCGGTGCCGGAGATTCCGTCTCTGACAGATGTAGTGGAGTCCATCAAGCAGCGCAAGGTAGACATGGACGCGCGCAAATCTGATCTTGAGCTGACGCTAGAGCAGTACCAGCGCGAGATTTCGCTCATTGAGGAGCGTCAGAAGGAGGTGGCCGATCTGGtcaacaagcagctggCTCTTTAG